Proteins encoded together in one Coffea arabica cultivar ET-39 chromosome 2c, Coffea Arabica ET-39 HiFi, whole genome shotgun sequence window:
- the LOC140035048 gene encoding NAC domain-containing protein 73-like isoform X1, giving the protein MTWCSNESNQENLPLQIVPAQISHEKSTTVLNSKLNEVKTIACPSCGHPLEVQDQTGLLQDLPGLPAGVKFDPSDQEILEHLEARVLLDSRKIHPLIDEFIPTIEGENGICYTHPEKLPGVNKDGQIRHFFHRPSKAYTTGTRKRRKVHTDTEADGGGETRWHKTGKTRPVFISGALKGYKKILVLYTNYGRQRKPEKTNWVMHQYHLGTNEEEKDGELVVSKVFYQTQPRQCGGSSSISELDKRSTSSVSHSHLMKSTSNNFIDYYPHPYNISYNLGSQSGDSHSSSQLIPNLVVHGDGSSFIHLPSSVSKGK; this is encoded by the exons atgacATGGTGCAGTAATGAATCCAATCAAGAAAATCTACCCCTCCAAATTGTCCCAGCTCAGATATCTCATGAAAAAAGCACCACTGTTCTCAACTCAAAGCTAAATGAAGTTAAGACTATAGCTTGCCCTTCATGCGGCCACCCCCTAGAAGTTCAAGATCAG ACTGGACTACTACAAGATTTGCCAGGATTGCCAGCTGGGGTGAAATTTGATCCATCCGACCAAGAAATTCTTGAACATTTGGAGGCAAGGGTACTATTGGACAGCCGGAAAATCCATCCGTTAATTGACGAATTTATTCCCACAATTGAAGGGGAAAATGGGATTTGCTACACGCATCCCGAGAAGCTACCAG GAGTAAACAAGGACGGTCAAATCCGTCACTTCTTTCATAGGCCTTCAAAGGCATATACCACTggaacaagaaaaagaagaaaggttcACACGGACACTGAAGCTGATGGCGGTGGTGAAACAAGATGGCATAAAACAGGCAAGACTAGGCCAGTTTTCATAAGTGGAGCCTTGAAAGGGTACAAGAAAATACTAGTCCTCTACACAAATTATGGCAGGCAAAGGAAGCCTGAGAAGACTAACTGGGTAATGCATCAGTACCATTTAGGCACTAATGAGGAGGAAAAAGATGGCGAGTTGGTGGTTTCGAAGGTTTTCTACCAAACACAGCCAAGACAATGCGGTGGCTCGTCAAGCATCTCAGAACTCGACAAAAGATCAACATCTTCTGTAAGCCACAGCCATTTGATGAAGAGTACGAGTAATAACTTCATTGATTATTATCCACATCCCTACAATATTTCGTATAACTTGGGAAGCCAAAGTGGAGATAGTCATAGTTCATCTCAGCTAATTCCAAATCTTGTCGTCCATGGTGATGGCTCATCCTTTATCCATCTGCCTTCCAGTGTAAGCAAAGGCAAATAA
- the LOC140035048 gene encoding NAC domain-containing protein 73-like isoform X2 has translation MRPPPRSSRSGLPAGVKFDPSDQEILEHLEARVLLDSRKIHPLIDEFIPTIEGENGICYTHPEKLPGVNKDGQIRHFFHRPSKAYTTGTRKRRKVHTDTEADGGGETRWHKTGKTRPVFISGALKGYKKILVLYTNYGRQRKPEKTNWVMHQYHLGTNEEEKDGELVVSKVFYQTQPRQCGGSSSISELDKRSTSSVSHSHLMKSTSNNFIDYYPHPYNISYNLGSQSGDSHSSSQLIPNLVVHGDGSSFIHLPSSVSKGK, from the exons ATGCGGCCACCCCCTAGAAGTTCAAGATCAG GATTGCCAGCTGGGGTGAAATTTGATCCATCCGACCAAGAAATTCTTGAACATTTGGAGGCAAGGGTACTATTGGACAGCCGGAAAATCCATCCGTTAATTGACGAATTTATTCCCACAATTGAAGGGGAAAATGGGATTTGCTACACGCATCCCGAGAAGCTACCAG GAGTAAACAAGGACGGTCAAATCCGTCACTTCTTTCATAGGCCTTCAAAGGCATATACCACTggaacaagaaaaagaagaaaggttcACACGGACACTGAAGCTGATGGCGGTGGTGAAACAAGATGGCATAAAACAGGCAAGACTAGGCCAGTTTTCATAAGTGGAGCCTTGAAAGGGTACAAGAAAATACTAGTCCTCTACACAAATTATGGCAGGCAAAGGAAGCCTGAGAAGACTAACTGGGTAATGCATCAGTACCATTTAGGCACTAATGAGGAGGAAAAAGATGGCGAGTTGGTGGTTTCGAAGGTTTTCTACCAAACACAGCCAAGACAATGCGGTGGCTCGTCAAGCATCTCAGAACTCGACAAAAGATCAACATCTTCTGTAAGCCACAGCCATTTGATGAAGAGTACGAGTAATAACTTCATTGATTATTATCCACATCCCTACAATATTTCGTATAACTTGGGAAGCCAAAGTGGAGATAGTCATAGTTCATCTCAGCTAATTCCAAATCTTGTCGTCCATGGTGATGGCTCATCCTTTATCCATCTGCCTTCCAGTGTAAGCAAAGGCAAATAA